One Orrella dioscoreae genomic window carries:
- a CDS encoding TonB-dependent siderophore receptor, whose translation MQISPLTPSPAALAPSRLRSAPTPRRGGQVRRLLPLLLAVTWGSAAGQSSASADANAPQMLESITVNAYRTAETIGGSTKTDTPLLEVPQSVSVIEREEMDARGVSNLNEATRYTAGVLPESQGIDNRVDDLYIRGFDAGSFGTNVMLDGLRAPSDSNLSWNRSSFNTWNLERVEVLKGPSSVLYGQLAPGGMVNQVSKTPEAGQLQTLRFQLDAHGRHQTAFDLGGDSENEKLLWRLVGLYGDGDTQIKHTDHQQWFIAPSATLRFNDNRSRLTLLGMLQRDRGGSTFQFLPYEGTVIPAADGYLDHDTFLGEPDWNVYNRDIWTAGWQFEHQFNDNWKFNQNARHTHVDSLYRATVGNGVRGAPLTQLRTLVNGRTLNRRAVQGEGDSDAQTLDNRIEGKFATGAVSHTLLTGFDWQKTNWTFLRKAAQVSPTAIAIDIYNPVYTHYDFAPTLAPQMSTRETDEQVGLYLQDQMALGKWRFTLGGRQDWTRIDTLDRLTQRRTLTKNDAFTGRAGATYLFDNGLAPYLSYAESFQPTGGLKRDGSTFKPVTGTQWEAGLKYEPLGSDGMITLSTYELNQQNVLTADPENQGDEAYQVQTGKVRVRGVELEGRITPMRGLSVIGAVTRMSSKVVRNNDGYTGNRMTRVPEWMGALWLDYTVQGGPLAGLGMGGGVRYVDETYGDLANHLRIPSYTLFDAALRYDAGKVGNMRLNLALNASNLADKRYVATCTAATSCYYGTGRSVMATARLSW comes from the coding sequence GTGCAGATATCCCCTCTCACGCCGTCCCCCGCCGCCCTGGCACCGTCCCGGCTCCGTTCCGCCCCCACGCCGCGACGCGGCGGACAGGTCCGTCGCCTGCTGCCCCTGCTGCTGGCGGTCACCTGGGGCAGCGCAGCCGGACAATCCTCCGCATCGGCAGACGCCAACGCTCCCCAGATGCTGGAGTCCATCACGGTCAACGCCTATCGCACGGCGGAAACCATCGGCGGCTCGACCAAGACGGATACTCCCCTGCTGGAAGTCCCCCAGTCGGTCTCGGTCATCGAGCGCGAGGAAATGGACGCGCGTGGCGTGAGCAATCTCAACGAGGCCACCCGATATACCGCCGGCGTGCTGCCCGAAAGCCAGGGCATCGACAATCGCGTCGACGACCTGTACATCCGCGGTTTCGACGCCGGCAGCTTCGGCACCAACGTGATGCTCGATGGCCTGCGCGCCCCCTCGGACAGTAATCTGAGCTGGAACCGCAGCTCGTTCAACACCTGGAACCTGGAACGGGTGGAGGTCCTGAAAGGACCTTCCAGCGTGCTCTACGGCCAGCTCGCCCCCGGCGGCATGGTCAACCAGGTGAGCAAGACGCCCGAGGCGGGCCAGCTACAGACCCTGCGGTTCCAACTCGACGCGCATGGCCGGCATCAGACCGCGTTCGACCTGGGCGGTGACAGCGAGAATGAAAAGCTGCTGTGGCGGCTGGTCGGACTGTATGGCGACGGCGACACGCAGATCAAGCACACCGACCATCAGCAATGGTTCATCGCTCCCAGCGCGACCCTGCGCTTCAACGACAATCGCTCGCGCCTGACGCTGCTGGGCATGCTCCAGCGGGACCGGGGCGGCAGCACCTTCCAGTTCCTGCCTTACGAGGGAACGGTCATCCCGGCGGCCGACGGCTACCTCGACCATGACACGTTCCTGGGCGAGCCCGACTGGAACGTCTACAACCGTGATATCTGGACGGCTGGCTGGCAGTTCGAACACCAGTTCAACGACAACTGGAAATTCAACCAGAATGCCCGCCACACGCACGTCGATTCGCTCTACCGCGCCACCGTCGGCAACGGGGTGCGCGGCGCGCCGCTCACCCAGCTCAGGACGCTGGTCAACGGCCGCACCCTGAACCGGCGCGCCGTGCAGGGCGAAGGCGACTCGGATGCGCAGACCCTCGACAACCGGATCGAAGGAAAATTCGCAACCGGCGCGGTGTCCCACACCCTCTTGACCGGCTTCGATTGGCAGAAGACCAACTGGACATTCCTGCGCAAGGCAGCACAGGTCTCGCCCACGGCCATTGCCATCGACATCTACAACCCCGTCTATACCCACTACGACTTCGCGCCGACGCTCGCGCCACAGATGTCCACGCGGGAAACCGACGAACAGGTGGGACTGTACCTGCAGGACCAGATGGCCCTCGGCAAGTGGCGTTTCACGCTGGGAGGACGCCAGGACTGGACCCGCATCGACACCCTCGACCGCCTGACCCAACGGCGCACGCTGACCAAGAACGACGCCTTCACGGGCCGGGCGGGCGCCACCTATCTGTTCGACAACGGCCTGGCCCCCTATCTCAGCTACGCGGAATCGTTCCAGCCCACGGGCGGGCTCAAGCGCGATGGCAGCACCTTCAAGCCCGTGACCGGGACGCAGTGGGAGGCTGGCCTGAAGTATGAACCGCTGGGCAGCGACGGGATGATTACGCTCTCGACCTACGAACTGAACCAGCAGAACGTACTGACCGCCGATCCCGAGAACCAGGGCGACGAAGCCTATCAGGTGCAGACCGGCAAGGTCCGGGTGCGCGGCGTCGAACTCGAAGGACGCATCACGCCGATGCGCGGCTTGAGCGTCATTGGCGCCGTCACGCGCATGAGTTCCAAGGTGGTGCGCAACAACGACGGCTACACCGGCAATCGCATGACGCGCGTGCCGGAATGGATGGGCGCGCTGTGGCTGGACTACACCGTCCAGGGCGGCCCGCTGGCCGGCCTGGGCATGGGCGGTGGCGTGCGCTATGTGGACGAGACCTATGGCGACCTGGCCAACCACCTGCGCATCCCCTCCTACACACTGTTCGACGCCGCCCTGCGCTACGACGCGGGCAAGGTGGGCAACATGCGCCTGAACCTGGCGCTGAACGCCAGCAACCTGGCGGACAAGCGCTACGTGGCCACCTGCACGGCGGCGACCTCGTGCTATTACGGCACGGGCCGCAGCGTGATGGCCACCGCCCGCCTGAGCTGGTAG
- a CDS encoding LamG-like jellyroll fold domain-containing protein encodes MKNPFCCVLLACALTACGGSDDDAPVSDLPTTQPGDPAAPPTEEETPAEPEVPVDVPKTYSSFVLPVLPDTQFYSRYNRNIFFSQTQWIADHATQLQVPMVLHLGDIVDQAGQNAEWVGADAALKVLEDARISYSILPGNHDTSNWNQWDDQRTPGNEPYLTWFPRSRQASSATFGGMDGTGYNTWHTFTAQGQKFLVLALGWKPSAQTRAWANQVLADNPTLPAILTTHQLITIQDGNAIDPADDAGSGAALWNDVIAPNPQVFLTINGHYHGAAHRVQQNNAGLDVIQVLADYQMDTDGGNGYLRLMEFDLARNTIETYTFSSWLRSKPEAERSYIDALELADAPDSFTVNMDFKARFSGFNPDFTVPETAGNASFIADAKTFVDAANYVMPADPRKPAADDQDYVKVPETSAHWRFVRPSGVAAGDPVQPDAAGEIPDASGKGNPLQRQIVPTTNGITNDARLEQMVWSDSHHPFSAAKGSICMVGTREINGQPRIVNFLQTLAGAPVNDETFVSGYTVEAIVRVDDFTEAEHRWAKILAQTSRRNQVPGWRHNSEPDSSSAILGISSLKEAQWEVVPTNTADVNQAHFTNWSHELPGGTWQHIAIVNDGLNTDMYVEGVKVLRNASGGIGMGVRAGGAPWRVGAGTSGGTLHYGFNGCVNEIRMVAKALPPAQWLTARPAQP; translated from the coding sequence ATGAAGAATCCCTTCTGCTGCGTCCTGCTCGCCTGCGCGCTGACCGCGTGCGGCGGCAGCGACGACGACGCGCCGGTCTCCGACCTGCCCACCACCCAACCCGGCGACCCGGCCGCCCCGCCCACCGAAGAGGAAACGCCCGCCGAGCCGGAAGTGCCGGTCGACGTGCCCAAGACCTATTCCTCGTTCGTGCTGCCGGTGCTGCCCGACACCCAGTTCTACTCGCGCTACAACCGCAACATCTTCTTCTCGCAGACCCAGTGGATCGCCGACCACGCCACGCAGTTGCAAGTGCCGATGGTGCTGCACCTGGGCGACATCGTCGACCAGGCCGGCCAGAACGCCGAATGGGTCGGCGCCGACGCAGCCCTGAAGGTGCTGGAAGACGCCAGGATCTCGTATTCGATCCTGCCGGGCAACCATGACACCAGCAACTGGAACCAGTGGGACGACCAGCGCACGCCGGGCAACGAGCCCTACCTGACCTGGTTCCCGCGCAGCCGCCAGGCATCCAGCGCCACCTTCGGCGGCATGGACGGCACCGGCTACAACACGTGGCACACGTTCACGGCGCAAGGCCAGAAGTTCCTGGTGCTGGCGCTGGGCTGGAAGCCGTCGGCGCAGACGCGCGCCTGGGCGAACCAGGTCCTGGCCGACAATCCGACACTGCCGGCCATCCTGACGACCCACCAATTGATCACCATCCAGGATGGCAACGCGATCGACCCCGCGGACGACGCCGGCTCTGGCGCCGCGCTGTGGAACGACGTGATCGCGCCCAATCCCCAGGTCTTCCTGACCATCAACGGCCACTATCACGGCGCCGCGCACCGCGTGCAGCAGAACAACGCAGGGCTGGACGTCATCCAGGTGCTGGCCGACTACCAGATGGACACCGACGGCGGCAACGGCTACCTGCGCCTGATGGAGTTCGACCTGGCGCGCAACACCATCGAGACCTACACGTTCTCGTCCTGGCTGCGCAGCAAGCCCGAAGCCGAGCGCAGCTATATCGACGCGCTGGAACTGGCCGACGCGCCCGACAGCTTCACGGTCAACATGGACTTCAAGGCACGCTTCTCGGGCTTCAACCCGGACTTCACCGTGCCCGAGACCGCTGGCAACGCCTCGTTCATCGCCGACGCCAAGACCTTCGTCGATGCGGCGAATTACGTGATGCCCGCCGACCCGCGCAAGCCGGCCGCCGATGACCAGGACTACGTCAAGGTGCCCGAGACCAGCGCGCACTGGCGCTTCGTGCGTCCCTCGGGCGTCGCTGCCGGCGACCCCGTGCAACCCGACGCCGCGGGCGAAATCCCGGACGCGTCCGGCAAGGGCAACCCGCTGCAACGCCAGATCGTCCCGACGACCAACGGCATCACCAACGACGCCCGGCTTGAACAGATGGTGTGGTCCGATTCGCACCATCCCTTCTCGGCCGCCAAGGGCTCGATCTGCATGGTCGGCACGCGCGAGATCAACGGCCAGCCGCGCATCGTGAACTTCCTGCAGACGCTGGCCGGCGCGCCGGTGAACGATGAAACGTTCGTCAGCGGCTACACGGTCGAGGCCATCGTGCGCGTGGACGATTTCACCGAAGCAGAGCACCGCTGGGCCAAGATCCTGGCCCAGACCTCGCGACGCAACCAGGTCCCGGGATGGCGTCACAACTCGGAGCCGGACAGTTCGTCCGCGATCCTGGGCATCTCCAGCCTGAAGGAAGCGCAATGGGAGGTCGTGCCGACCAACACGGCGGACGTCAACCAGGCCCACTTCACCAACTGGTCGCATGAACTGCCCGGCGGGACCTGGCAGCACATCGCGATCGTGAACGACGGCCTGAACACCGACATGTATGTCGAAGGCGTCAAGGTCCTGCGCAACGCCAGCGGCGGCATCGGCATGGGCGTGCGCGCAGGCGGCGCGCCGTGGCGCGTCGGCGCCGGCACGTCGGGCGGCACCTTGCACTACGGCTTCAACGGCTGCGTCAACGAAATCCGCATGGTGGCCAAGGCGCTGCCGCCGGCGCAATGGCTGACGGCGCGTCCGGCCCAGCCTTGA
- a CDS encoding FecCD family ABC transporter permease, translating into MQHATRHASSPSGISGNRNRARRHRLLALSIGLTAIMPLAIVSLLAGARELELSTAWRAITAFDPSNNDHLLLWHLRMPRTLLAIVAGAALGAAGILMQALTRNVLADPGLLGVNAGAALAIAGAIAAFGVTHPAGQLGFGLAGAALAATMVYLLGGIRQAAEPLRMVLAGAALSAVLLAATQIITVNSDNAVFDQFRHWAVGSLQGRGHAVLWPAAAATALGLLIAFAMARRLDAVALGTELGTALGARPALVWQGCATAIVLLAGAATAAAGPIAFIGLAAPHLARHAGGADHRWTLPFAMLAAALLVLAADILGRVIARPGEIPVGILSALIGGPVFVALARRQRLGPR; encoded by the coding sequence ATGCAACACGCGACCCGACACGCCTCGTCTCCGTCTGGCATCAGCGGGAACCGAAACCGGGCACGCCGCCACCGCCTGCTCGCGCTGTCGATCGGCCTGACGGCGATCATGCCGCTGGCCATCGTGAGCCTCCTGGCAGGCGCGCGCGAACTGGAACTGTCTACCGCATGGCGCGCCATCACCGCCTTCGATCCGTCCAACAACGATCATCTCTTGCTGTGGCACCTGAGAATGCCGCGCACCCTGCTCGCCATCGTCGCGGGTGCCGCCCTGGGGGCCGCAGGCATCCTGATGCAGGCGCTCACGCGCAACGTGCTGGCCGACCCCGGGCTGCTGGGCGTCAACGCCGGCGCGGCGCTCGCCATCGCTGGCGCCATCGCCGCCTTCGGCGTGACGCATCCCGCCGGACAGCTGGGCTTCGGCCTTGCCGGCGCGGCACTCGCCGCGACGATGGTTTACCTGCTCGGCGGCATCCGCCAGGCAGCCGAACCACTGCGCATGGTGCTCGCAGGCGCGGCCCTGTCCGCAGTCCTGCTCGCCGCCACGCAGATCATCACCGTCAACAGCGACAACGCCGTGTTCGACCAGTTTCGCCATTGGGCCGTGGGATCGTTGCAGGGGCGTGGACATGCAGTGCTGTGGCCAGCCGCGGCAGCGACGGCGCTTGGCCTGCTGATCGCGTTCGCCATGGCGCGGCGGCTGGACGCCGTCGCGCTGGGAACGGAACTGGGAACGGCCCTGGGTGCGCGTCCCGCACTGGTCTGGCAGGGATGCGCGACCGCAATCGTCCTGCTCGCCGGCGCGGCCACGGCCGCCGCGGGACCGATCGCATTCATCGGATTGGCCGCCCCCCATCTCGCCCGCCATGCGGGGGGCGCGGACCACCGCTGGACGCTGCCGTTCGCCATGCTGGCCGCCGCACTGCTGGTTCTGGCCGCCGACATACTGGGACGCGTCATCGCGCGTCCTGGTGAAATTCCGGTGGGCATTCTGTCGGCGCTGATCGGCGGCCCCGTCTTCGTGGCGCTAGCCAGGCGGCAACGGCTGGGCCCGCGATGA
- a CDS encoding AraC family transcriptional regulator produces the protein MASQNGMLSSGRHEPAPTRQHRMLRPGLSLHFGNELACEASTGLALVEDHVRIVLVLEGTIDVSYGRSRVQLKAGKPAAGGMNAAMVTMLEPEECRRVVHQGETSRRISIGLARAWLEASLYEGACAAATPTSRHLETRIWHASTRARMIAEQMLNPPSMPAYVTGMYLESRAIELVVEALSQAAPHTGRATDPGTLRPAAYQRMQELKAWLRDRASAPPCLEQIARHLNTTSTTLQRHFRRVHGITISDYLQQERLRQARQALEREGISVGEAAALAGYASQNSFATAFKRRFGVSPKQVRPRL, from the coding sequence ATGGCCTCCCAGAACGGAATGCTTTCCTCGGGCCGGCATGAGCCCGCACCCACCCGGCAGCACCGCATGCTGCGCCCCGGCCTTTCCCTGCATTTCGGCAACGAACTGGCCTGCGAGGCGTCCACCGGACTCGCCCTGGTCGAGGACCACGTCCGGATCGTGCTGGTCCTGGAGGGCACGATCGACGTCAGTTACGGGCGCAGCCGCGTGCAATTGAAGGCAGGCAAGCCCGCGGCAGGCGGAATGAATGCCGCCATGGTCACGATGCTGGAACCCGAGGAGTGCCGCCGGGTGGTGCACCAGGGGGAAACTTCCCGGCGCATCAGCATAGGGCTGGCGCGCGCATGGCTGGAGGCATCGTTATACGAAGGCGCCTGCGCCGCCGCGACCCCCACGTCGCGCCATCTGGAGACACGCATCTGGCATGCCTCGACACGCGCGCGCATGATCGCCGAACAGATGCTCAACCCGCCGTCCATGCCCGCCTACGTGACTGGCATGTACCTGGAGAGCCGCGCGATCGAACTGGTCGTCGAGGCGCTCTCGCAGGCCGCGCCGCACACGGGACGCGCTACGGATCCCGGCACGCTGCGGCCCGCTGCCTATCAGCGCATGCAGGAGCTCAAGGCCTGGCTGCGCGATCGGGCCTCGGCGCCGCCCTGCCTCGAACAGATCGCGCGCCACCTCAATACCACTTCCACCACGCTGCAGCGCCATTTCAGGCGCGTCCACGGCATCACCATCTCCGACTACCTGCAGCAGGAAAGGCTGAGGCAGGCGCGCCAGGCGCTGGAGCGCGAAGGCATCAGCGTGGGCGAGGCGGCGGCGCTCGCCGGCTACGCCAGCCAGAACAGCTTCGCGACGGCATTCAAGCGGCGCTTCGGCGTCTCGCCGAAACAGGTACGGCCCCGGCTGTAA
- the fepB gene encoding Fe2+-enterobactin ABC transporter substrate-binding protein produces MQPGFHRARRRFLLSLAALGASPVLAPSRVLGASQPEGGWPRRFQNADGTVTELPAAPARILSTSVTATGTLLAIDAPVTASASAANGKFFSQWEATARERGVENIWPAGRVDLEAVYAVSPDLIVVSATGADSARDHLARLRAVAPTVVVDYGRQSWQELAHELGQATGLAAHAQRRITAFDRHVADIKGNLILPRGQVNLISYNGPGASNPIATRGGVHGQLLRALGFDVEAPDPRWHGTADPSSDFIWAAYEFLPELRAGTTFLLRTDDAGVAEMLRDPMLANMPSVRAGQVYALGPNAFRIDYYSATEVVDRIQRLFGR; encoded by the coding sequence ATGCAGCCTGGCTTCCATCGCGCAAGGCGCCGCTTCCTGCTGTCGCTGGCGGCGCTGGGCGCAAGCCCCGTGCTGGCGCCCAGCCGTGTCCTCGGCGCCAGCCAACCCGAGGGGGGCTGGCCGCGCCGCTTCCAGAACGCCGACGGCACGGTGACCGAGCTGCCCGCCGCGCCTGCGCGCATCCTCTCCACCTCGGTCACGGCCACGGGAACGCTGCTGGCCATCGATGCGCCGGTGACCGCCAGCGCATCGGCAGCCAATGGCAAATTCTTCTCCCAATGGGAAGCGACGGCCCGGGAACGCGGCGTGGAGAACATCTGGCCTGCCGGCCGCGTGGACCTGGAGGCGGTCTACGCCGTCTCGCCCGACCTGATCGTCGTCTCCGCCACGGGGGCGGACTCCGCGCGCGACCATCTCGCGCGGTTACGCGCAGTGGCGCCCACCGTCGTGGTGGACTACGGCCGGCAGAGCTGGCAGGAGCTGGCACACGAACTGGGGCAGGCCACGGGGCTTGCGGCGCACGCCCAGCGCCGCATCACGGCATTCGACCGCCATGTCGCGGACATCAAGGGAAATCTGATCCTCCCGCGCGGCCAGGTGAACCTCATCAGTTACAACGGCCCAGGCGCCAGCAACCCCATCGCCACGCGCGGCGGCGTGCATGGGCAGCTCCTGCGCGCGCTGGGCTTCGACGTGGAGGCGCCGGACCCCCGCTGGCACGGCACGGCCGACCCATCGAGCGACTTCATCTGGGCGGCCTACGAGTTCCTGCCCGAGCTGCGTGCCGGTACCACTTTCCTGCTGCGCACGGACGACGCGGGCGTCGCCGAGATGCTGCGCGATCCCATGCTCGCCAACATGCCGTCGGTGCGCGCCGGGCAGGTCTACGCGCTGGGCCCGAACGCCTTCCGGATCGATTACTACAGCGCGACCGAGGTGGTGGACCGGATCCAGCGCCTGTTCGGGCGCTGA
- a CDS encoding SAM-dependent methyltransferase has translation MPAVFPLPDSTVTLSSRRLSCPASRLPLSRLLAILSLGLAWLSAPLHASAQATQASAQEETFAPQLGRHGKDVMWLPTPDALAERLMRMAGLGPQDIFVDLGAGDGRVSIAAARDFQAQALGVEFDPQMVAVSQRNAREAGVADRARFIEGDIFKADFSQANIVFMYLLPQLNLRLRPTLMAMAPGTRLITHQFHMGRWEPDETTLIAHRPGYLWIVPANAGGQWALSYPLGAGRGQATLDLSQTFQKLKGTVAMGELQTTLRQPRLTGDRIAFAFTDPQGHLREFTGVVTADRLRGTVTGPEDSASFTARRVGAAPPVGGSEPPSQEELDAAAASLGSE, from the coding sequence GTGCCTGCCGTATTCCCCCTGCCTGACTCCACCGTGACGCTTTCTTCCCGCCGCCTGTCCTGTCCTGCCTCCCGTCTTCCCCTGTCTCGTCTGCTGGCCATCCTGAGCCTGGGCCTTGCCTGGCTATCCGCCCCCCTGCACGCGTCGGCCCAGGCGACCCAGGCCAGCGCGCAGGAAGAAACGTTCGCGCCGCAGCTGGGCCGTCATGGCAAGGACGTGATGTGGCTGCCGACCCCCGACGCGCTGGCTGAACGCCTGATGCGCATGGCCGGCCTGGGACCGCAGGACATCTTCGTGGATCTGGGCGCCGGGGATGGCCGTGTCTCCATCGCCGCCGCGCGCGACTTCCAGGCGCAGGCCCTGGGGGTGGAGTTCGATCCGCAGATGGTCGCGGTGTCGCAGCGCAATGCGCGGGAAGCGGGCGTGGCCGACCGCGCGCGGTTCATCGAAGGCGATATCTTCAAGGCCGATTTCTCCCAGGCCAACATCGTCTTTATGTACCTGCTGCCGCAACTCAACCTGCGCTTGCGGCCCACGCTGATGGCCATGGCGCCGGGCACGCGCCTCATCACGCATCAGTTCCACATGGGACGCTGGGAGCCTGACGAGACCACGCTGATCGCGCATCGTCCGGGGTATTTGTGGATCGTGCCGGCCAATGCCGGGGGCCAGTGGGCCTTGAGCTATCCACTGGGCGCCGGCCGTGGCCAGGCGACCCTCGATCTGTCGCAGACCTTCCAGAAGCTCAAGGGCACGGTTGCCATGGGCGAGCTCCAGACCACCTTGCGCCAGCCGCGGCTGACGGGTGATCGCATCGCCTTTGCCTTCACCGATCCCCAAGGGCATCTGCGTGAATTCACGGGCGTGGTCACGGCAGACCGTCTCCGTGGCACGGTGACGGGCCCGGAGGATTCCGCCTCGTTCACGGCCAGGCGTGTGGGGGCGGCTCCTCCCGTCGGCGGATCCGAACCGCCCTCGCAGGAGGAACTGGACGCCGCCGCGGCCTCCCTGGGCAGCGAGTGA
- a CDS encoding FecCD family ABC transporter permease, protein MTAFGSLRRTRQPGRRIWRLGALTLSIQPRAVIVCMAIAAALLVLAAASLSTGRTGVGLATLLQALVDPQSASPGTRLVLGIRLPRVLTACFVGAALGVSGAVFQSITRNPLGSPDVIGFTTGAATGALLQIVVHGQTMAGIALGAGLGGLATSLLVYLLSLRRGAAAGQRLVLVGIGVGAILHAFNGLMLVKSELDDAVMGNLWLAGTLNARNWMHAGLAMAGLALFLPPILLGARRLGIMEMGDDTARQLGIPVERTRLAMVLCAVILAALATGAAGPIAFIALAAPQLARRLCGPDGVPIVGAAVTGACLLVAADLVSQLHLMGLNLPVGKVTGVLGGLYLIWLLTAAPRRGAGAAP, encoded by the coding sequence ATGACGGCATTCGGCTCCCTGCGGCGCACGCGCCAGCCCGGACGACGCATCTGGCGGCTGGGCGCCCTCACCCTGTCCATCCAGCCCCGGGCGGTCATCGTCTGCATGGCGATTGCTGCCGCCCTGCTGGTCCTGGCCGCGGCCTCTCTGAGCACCGGACGCACGGGCGTGGGCTTGGCCACCCTGCTGCAGGCGCTGGTCGATCCGCAGTCGGCCAGTCCAGGCACGAGGCTGGTCCTGGGCATTCGCCTTCCCCGTGTGCTGACAGCCTGTTTCGTGGGCGCGGCGCTGGGCGTTTCCGGGGCTGTGTTCCAGTCCATCACCCGCAACCCGCTGGGATCGCCCGACGTCATTGGCTTCACCACCGGCGCGGCCACGGGCGCCCTGCTGCAGATCGTGGTCCACGGCCAGACGATGGCGGGCATCGCGCTGGGCGCGGGACTGGGCGGGCTGGCCACTTCGTTGCTCGTCTACCTCCTCTCTCTCAGGCGCGGGGCGGCCGCGGGCCAGCGCCTGGTGCTCGTGGGGATCGGGGTCGGCGCCATCCTCCACGCCTTCAACGGACTGATGCTGGTCAAGAGCGAACTGGACGACGCGGTAATGGGCAACCTGTGGCTGGCGGGGACGCTCAACGCGCGCAACTGGATGCACGCCGGGCTGGCGATGGCGGGCCTCGCGCTTTTCCTGCCCCCCATCCTTCTGGGGGCCCGCCGCCTCGGCATCATGGAGATGGGCGACGACACCGCCCGCCAGCTCGGGATTCCCGTGGAGCGCACGCGCCTGGCGATGGTGCTGTGCGCGGTCATACTGGCTGCCCTCGCCACCGGCGCGGCCGGTCCCATCGCCTTCATCGCGCTGGCCGCGCCGCAGCTCGCCCGGCGCCTTTGCGGCCCGGACGGCGTGCCGATCGTGGGCGCGGCGGTGACGGGCGCCTGCCTGCTGGTGGCCGCGGACCTCGTCAGCCAGCTGCACCTCATGGGCTTGAATCTGCCCGTGGGCAAGGTGACGGGCGTGCTTGGCGGGCTCTATCTCATCTGGCTGCTGACGGCCGCTCCCAGGCGCGGCGCGGGAGCCGCGCCATGA
- a CDS encoding ABC transporter ATP-binding protein, with the protein MTRQPTCVENTMIAGLALDLAYDGRCIASGLDVDIPRGCITAIVGPNACGKSTLLRALSRLLAPHAGQVILDGKDIRRYRARELARKLGLLPQSCLAPPGIRVADLVARGRYPHLSPARQWSDADEAALCQAMADTGVTDLAERAVDDLSGGQRQRVWLAMALAQQTPVLLLDEPTTFLDIAHQLDLLALCRKLNRENGQTLVMVLHDLNQAARYADRLIAMRAGTILASGPPREVLTPALVERLFGIRCIVMPDPVDGSPLVIPLHTTPA; encoded by the coding sequence ATGACGCGGCAGCCGACCTGCGTGGAGAATACGATGATTGCCGGCCTGGCGCTGGATCTTGCCTATGACGGCCGGTGCATCGCGAGCGGCCTGGACGTCGACATTCCGCGCGGTTGCATCACCGCGATCGTGGGGCCCAATGCCTGCGGCAAGTCGACGCTTCTGCGCGCCCTGTCACGGCTGCTCGCGCCGCACGCGGGACAGGTGATCCTGGATGGAAAGGATATCCGCCGCTATCGCGCGCGGGAACTGGCCCGCAAGCTCGGCCTGCTGCCGCAGTCCTGCCTGGCGCCTCCCGGCATCCGGGTCGCCGACCTCGTCGCGCGCGGCCGTTATCCGCACCTGAGCCCCGCCAGGCAATGGTCCGATGCGGACGAGGCCGCGCTCTGCCAAGCCATGGCGGACACCGGCGTCACTGATCTCGCGGAGCGAGCCGTGGATGATCTGTCTGGCGGCCAGCGCCAACGCGTCTGGCTCGCCATGGCGCTGGCCCAGCAAACCCCCGTCCTGCTGCTGGACGAGCCCACCACTTTCCTCGACATCGCCCACCAGCTGGACCTGCTGGCACTGTGCAGGAAACTCAACCGCGAGAACGGGCAAACCCTGGTGATGGTGCTGCACGACCTGAACCAGGCTGCCCGCTACGCGGATCGCCTCATTGCGATGCGCGCGGGCACGATCCTGGCCTCCGGCCCGCCTCGCGAGGTACTCACGCCAGCCCTCGTCGAACGCCTCTTTGGCATCCGCTGCATCGTGATGCCCGATCCGGTGGACGGCTCGCCCTTGGTGATCCCCCTGCACACGACCCCGGCCTGA